The Lysinibacillus timonensis nucleotide sequence TTCATTCTATTACACCTCCATATTTCCTTGATTCGCGGAGGCTTTTCTTGGCATCCGTTCAATAAATAGTAAAAATCGTCATTATTTTAAGCTCCTCATTATAACATGCCCAGAAAACAATTAACATATGTAAGGGATCTTTTCTAATTAGCTTTGGTACATTAATATGCAATATACAGTAATATTACCAGTTGTTGTTCATAGATTCATTCTCTTGTAAAAATTCTTCGATATCTCTAAATATTGCATTATATATCCATTTAGGTGTATCGCTTTGTTTCGTTGTTCCTGATGGATCTCCATAAGCCCATCCTCTAAATTCATCACCTACACGGACAAATCCTTTTGTGTGTTCAGTTGCTTTTGGGCTTGTTTTATCGTAATCCATTCCATCTATTCTATAAATAAAAGCCTGAACGTCTAGGTTTATAAAGAAGACAGGGGTATGTAGTTTATCAAAAACTGAAGTCCACTCGTCCGTCGAAAGTTCCTCAAAATATGCTTCTGTAATAAAATATGCGTCGTATTCTTCCTTGTACAACAAATCCGGTATTGTATGATGAAATGTTATATTATTAAAATTTACATTTGGACTTTCCCCAATGACACCAATATGAAGTGACTGCCCATTATATGTATCATCATTACCTACTGAACAACCGATTAGAAATATAGAGATGGCTATAGCAAAAAATAATAACCTCATTGTATTCATCCCCTTTCTATGAAACTAATAAATCTCATACAGATAGCATATATGCATCCTAATGAAAGGACAATTGGTCAGTTTTATTCCTTAACACTACTTGTTAATTCATTTTCAAACATACTTAATAGTAAAGTAAAACCTGCTACAATACTGAACACTTCCATGCTAGAAATTCTTATTAGCCATGAAGGAATCAATGAAAAGGAAATAGCCCAGTTCTTCTCCAATAGCACCAAAATAGGAAAGCAGAATGAGATTAGTAAACTTGGAATAGATACAAACCAAAGTAAAGTTGTATTTACATTAAGAGTCCATTGTTTGATGAAAATAAACGATATATAAATTCCGAATATAAAAGGAACTAATAAATTCAGCCAAATCAAGGGATATCCATCAAAGGTTTCTTTCGCCATCTGTAGGAGGATGTCTTTAACAGTTAAACTTATATTTGCCAAGATGACTAATCCAATTATCCAACCCAATTTCAAAAAATACTGCCATCTTTTAAGTTCTTTCACGAATTCACACCACTTTTCAAATACGTATCATTTAACTACCTATACGGTGAATGAATGGAAAAAGTTTCATATTTTTGGTAACAAAAAACCACTTTCCCTTACTCAAGAAAAATGGTTAATTGAAAATTAATTCTTACTACCCTACTCGATGGTTCGATTAGTAGTGTATTTAGACAAATGACATAATACAATTTTCTGGCTCTTTCAAAGGTTTTAAATTCTGTACTCAAACTCTTCCAAAAACAAACTTTAATATTATTTGCCCAATATCTTTTAATTCGTCATACAAAAATACCTGCACTAAAGAGTCAATGCAGGTCTCTTGTCGTAATAATTTATTTTGTGCTTGTGAATCCACCGTCAATACGAATCACTTCACCATTGATATATTCAGCTTTAGAAGTTAATAGGAAAGTAACGAGTTCCGCCACTTCTTCCGGTGTACCTAAACGTTTTTGCGGTATACCACCTGTTGCATTCGCTTTCATTTCTGGGTTCGCTTCGTAGAAAGCTCTTACCATCGGTGTTTCAGTTGGACCCGGGGCAATGGCATTGACCCGTAACCCATCTTTTGCGTACTCAGCAACCATACTTCTAGTTAAACCAATGATCCCGTGTTTTGTAGCAGAATAGGTTACGACGGAATCTTGACCAATCACACCAGCACTGGATGCAGTATTGACGATGGAGCCACCACCATTTTTTAACATTACCTCCGCTACATAACGTACACCGTATAATGCACCAAGAAGATTGATTCCTACAATTTGGTTAATCTCTTCAATCGTTGTATCTAAATAGAATTTACCGCTGCCTGAAATTCCAGCATTATTAAAGAAGTAATCAATTGAACCGAAATGTTCCACTGTTTGATCAACATAACTTTTCACTTCTTCTGGTTTTGATACATCCGCTTTAATAAAGATAGCATCAACGCCTTCAGCCTTTACTTTTTCGACCGTTTCATTTCCGCCTTTTTCACTTACATCTACAACCGCGATATTAATGCCTTCTTGAGCCATACGGATGGCAGTTGCTTGTCCAAGCCCGCTACCCCCACCTGTAATAATCGCTACTTTACTCAAAAGTAATTCCTCCCTAGTAAGATAAAAATATGAATAGATTCAACACGTAAATTCTTATATTCGAATAAAAATTCACACGAACACTACTTATTTATATCCCTTTTCTTTCAAAAGAATGTACTTGAACAAAGTATAGAATGGAAAAGATGTTTTGATGAATAAATTCTGGTTATGGGTAATGGGATTTATTTTGTTATTTCCTCTAAATATTATGCTTGGAATATCTAGTGTTTCCGCCTCACCATAGGTACAATCCATCAGGGCGTCACACAGATCATTGTAATGGCAGATACGATTTCAGAGGCTGTTATTAAGCAGTTTCCAAATGAATTTACAAAATAAAATTGAGAGTTTGCGCAAAGAATTGGAAAAATATAAATGGCTTACCGAACTTCGATAAGCCATTTTCCTACGAATTAAATTATTGCGATAATGCGATTTTAATGTGGGCTAAGTGATGCTCTTCATGCCAAGCTAATTTTGCTAATTTGGTTGCAACCGTTATTTTGCCGTTTGCCTGGTGAGTAAAGAACCGGTCTAATTGAGCTTCAGTTAAACTATTACCTAAAGCTACAATACGCTCATTAATCCCTTCTAAAATTTTGATAGAAGTTTCAACAGGAAGCAATGTATCTGGTTGAACCGCCCACTTCTCTTCATCAAAAGCTGGTACTGTTGGATTGTCATCAGTTAAAGCTAGTTTTAAACGTTGATACATGTTTACTTGAGAATCTGTAATATGGTGAACCAGTTGGCGAACATTCCAGGCACCTTCACGATACGTTTTGCCTAGTTCTTCTTCACTTAATGAATCAACCGTTTCTCTTAACCGAATCGTATAAGTTTCGATTTGCTTTAGCCAATCTTTAGTATCTTCTAATGTTACTTTTTCAGGAACTTGTAATGTCCCAATTGGGTATTTTACATCCATATTTGTTCCACCTTTCGACTGCGTATTACATTGCGTAATTTACTTTTTATTCTTCACCCTCAAATAGCATTGTCCCTTTTTCTTTTAGGTTGTTATGGAATGAGAACGCTTTTTCAAGAATATGTGGAGTATGACCGCCCACTGTTTCTTTTGCTTCTTCAAAGTATGCACGTAATTGTGCTCTATACGTTGGGTGTGCAATTTCAATCATCTTTTCTGCTCTCTTCACCGGTGGAAGTCCGCGCAGGTCCGCATATCCTTGTTCTGTCACAATGACATCTACATCGTGCTCTGTATGATCAACATGTGATACGAAAGGAACGATTGCTGAGATTGCTCCGTTTTTCGCTAAAGATGGCGTTACAAAAATTGTAATTCTCGCGTTACGAGCAAAGTCTCCAGATCCACCAATTCCGTTCATCACTTTTGTTCCGCTCACGTGAGTTGAGTTAACGTTTCCGTAAATATCTACTTCAAGAGCTGTGTTAAATGAAATGACACCTAAACGACGGATTACTTCTGGGTTATTAGAGATTTCTTGAGGTCTGAACATAATTTTGTCTTTATATTTCTCTAAATCTTCCGCTAGTGAATCCACACGTTTTTTAGAAAGTGAGAATGCTGTACCTACTGCAAATTTCACAACACCCGCATCGATCAGATCAAATACGCCATCTTGCAATACTTCAGAGGCAACTTCGATATCTTTAAATTGGGAAGTTTTCATACCATTAAGAACAGCATTTGCAACAGACCCTACTCCAGATTGTAGAGGAGCTAAAGAATTTGTTAATCTTCCTTCTGCTACTTCATTAGCAAAGAACGCTAATAAGTTATCTGCAATTTGTTGTGTTTCTTCGTTTGGCTCAAATAATGGTGATGGAATATCAGGTTGCTCTGATAATACAATCCCTTTTACTTTCGCTGGATCCACTTTAATACCGATTTCTCCGATACGATCGCCTACGTTATAAAGTGGAATCTCTCTACGCTCACCTTGGTCTTTTTGTACATAGATATCATGAAGACCTTCGTACGCGCGAGGGGCCGTTGTGTTAATTTCGATGATAACGTTTTCAGCTTTTTCGACAAAAATCGGCGAGTTCCCTACAGAACCTGTTGGGATAATTAGACCGTCTTCTGTGATGGCAGCTGCTTCGATAATTGCATAATCAATTTTTCCAAGCGTGCCTTTTCGAACCTCTTCAGCTGTGTGAGATAAATGCTGGTCAATATAGAAAAGCTCTCCGTCATTAATTTTTTTACGCATCACAGCATTACCTTGGTAAGGAACACGTAAGTTAATGATGCCTGCTTCAGCCATTGATTGGTCGGCAGTTGGTCCAAGAGATGCACCAGTATATAAGTTCACTTTGAAGTTCTCTTTCTCACCACGTTTGGATAGTGCTAGTGGAAATTCTTTTGGCTCACCGAAAAGTGTAAATCCACTCATACCAAGATTCATTCCATCTTCGATCCAAGATGCTGCTTCTTCAGCCGATACCACTTTGTCTAAAAACGCTTCGTTCCTAATGAACTGACTTAAATCTTTTCCCATTCCAATCACCTCGTATAAGTTTTCATTCTACTATATACTCTTACTCTATGAATTTTTTGGCAAAAATATATCAACAATATTGCCAAATATAAATTCTCTTAGTCTAAGGTGTCTTATTTATATTGTATAGAGGATTTCATCGAAAGTCTATTAATGCATTTCTATGATAATGATAGATAAAAACTATAAAACAGCACTAACCAATGATTTCATGGCATCCTTCTCCGTGAGAATGAATCTGTTTCGATATCTCCTCCAAAAATTTTTCTATTTCATGTTTTAGGACCCCTATGATATCAAGTCTTAGTTTTTAAATGTGATCAGATTTATCTTAAATAGTATAAGTAACCGGAAAAATTTCGCTTATTTTAAAAATAAAATAAAAAATAGCTAAAATAGACGGAGAAATTCCGCCTATTGACTCCAAAAAGGTGAAAATGGAGGATTTTTCTTTGTATAGTCGGAAAATTTCCCCTTATGTACCCCAGAATATAGCTCTATTCGGCAAATAAGCGGATAATCTCCGGTTATTTTACTATCACCAGTTAATCATGTAACTGCCATAATTCACTTCGAAATTGATGTAAGATGGACGTGTTAAGAGAAAGCCTAAATGCGTTACTGATTTGCCTTTATTAATTCATAAAACCCGCACCAATTAAGGAAAATATGATATAGCTAAACATAATGGCTCCCAAAATAGTATAAATTGCAGTATTGTCATCACCATTTCTAACCTTTTTTGCCAGAGTAACGCAATTAACAAAGAAAAATATTGCAATGATTGGCGTTATATAAACAATTAAATAGTCCACTGCCTCACCCCTTTTGATAAATTCTTACCTGTGCCGTTTCTTTCACTAAAATTGCCCAATGACAGAATGATGTCGAAGAGATTCTAATTGTTGAGAACATCAACTAAATTTAATTAGAAACTAAAAAGCGCCATCACTAAAATGAACAACGAGACGAGCAGATAAATCATTCCCCAACCATTTTTACCTTTTGTTCTGTATTCATCAAATCCTAGAATGGCAAAGTAAATCCCAAGCAGTAAAGAAGACATTGCACTGTATGAAAAATCCTTTGTTATCAATCCGTACACTGAAATTGCTATTATGATGAAAGCAATCACTATTTTAATGGCCTTCAAGTCAGTTCCCCCTCACATGATGACAGACCTTAAGAATAGAGTATTTTTTACATTTAAATGTATTTATCCATCAAATGGACATATGCAACTCAATCACTAATGACGTATGATGACTTCCTTAAATTAATTAACTTAAACATGCCTACTATAGTTATTTTCTATTAAATTTCAATATTAAACTGATTATAACTGAAAGTATCGTATAAACCACAACCCAAAAAAGGAACGTTTCATTGAAAATAGTAAAAGTTAAGATTGTAAGCACAACAAACGTTAGTATTGGCATTACAAACCATTTTCTGAAGATGAAGAAACCAATAATGGTTGATGCATGGACTATAATAGGACAAATTAGAAAAACAAAAAGAAATTCCATAGCCTCCACCCTCCATTTTACAGATTATACCATATAAAAATTACCGGTATATTCAATAAGTAATGAAATAGCATAATTTAAAAAATTGACGTTCAACCTTATAAATGAAAAGCGTCTGATTGCAAGAATTATGTGACTTAGGATTCGTTTGCCATAAATTTTTAGGATTTTCCCTATCCTACAAACCCAAATAAAAAAACA carries:
- a CDS encoding DUF3953 domain-containing protein produces the protein MKAIKIVIAFIIIAISVYGLITKDFSYSAMSSLLLGIYFAILGFDEYRTKGKNGWGMIYLLVSLFILVMALFSF
- a CDS encoding succinate CoA transferase, with the translated sequence MGKDLSQFIRNEAFLDKVVSAEEAASWIEDGMNLGMSGFTLFGEPKEFPLALSKRGEKENFKVNLYTGASLGPTADQSMAEAGIINLRVPYQGNAVMRKKINDGELFYIDQHLSHTAEEVRKGTLGKIDYAIIEAAAITEDGLIIPTGSVGNSPIFVEKAENVIIEINTTAPRAYEGLHDIYVQKDQGERREIPLYNVGDRIGEIGIKVDPAKVKGIVLSEQPDIPSPLFEPNEETQQIADNLLAFFANEVAEGRLTNSLAPLQSGVGSVANAVLNGMKTSQFKDIEVASEVLQDGVFDLIDAGVVKFAVGTAFSLSKKRVDSLAEDLEKYKDKIMFRPQEISNNPEVIRRLGVISFNTALEVDIYGNVNSTHVSGTKVMNGIGGSGDFARNARITIFVTPSLAKNGAISAIVPFVSHVDHTEHDVDVIVTEQGYADLRGLPPVKRAEKMIEIAHPTYRAQLRAYFEEAKETVGGHTPHILEKAFSFHNNLKEKGTMLFEGEE
- a CDS encoding YfiT family bacillithiol transferase, with product MDVKYPIGTLQVPEKVTLEDTKDWLKQIETYTIRLRETVDSLSEEELGKTYREGAWNVRQLVHHITDSQVNMYQRLKLALTDDNPTVPAFDEEKWAVQPDTLLPVETSIKILEGINERIVALGNSLTEAQLDRFFTHQANGKITVATKLAKLAWHEEHHLAHIKIALSQ
- a CDS encoding DUF2651 family protein is translated as MEFLFVFLICPIIVHASTIIGFFIFRKWFVMPILTFVVLTILTFTIFNETFLFWVVVYTILSVIISLILKFNRK
- a CDS encoding SDR family NAD(P)-dependent oxidoreductase, producing MSKVAIITGGGSGLGQATAIRMAQEGINIAVVDVSEKGGNETVEKVKAEGVDAIFIKADVSKPEEVKSYVDQTVEHFGSIDYFFNNAGISGSGKFYLDTTIEEINQIVGINLLGALYGVRYVAEVMLKNGGGSIVNTASSAGVIGQDSVVTYSATKHGIIGLTRSMVAEYAKDGLRVNAIAPGPTETPMVRAFYEANPEMKANATGGIPQKRLGTPEEVAELVTFLLTSKAEYINGEVIRIDGGFTSTK